From Candidatus Manganitrophus morganii, the proteins below share one genomic window:
- the def gene encoding peptide deformylase codes for MMAVLEIVKYPATVLLQRAEEVREVDGALQKQIDKMIETLYAAPGLGLAAPQVGDSRRFFVYDLSVQEEEPVARKGPLVVLNPEILEMEGEEVSDEGCLSIPGYHEKVKRAYRVLLRGLDRDGKEIRLEGEGLLARLFQHEVDHINGVLMVDRFSSLKKDIFFRKFKKMLKQGESF; via the coding sequence ATGATGGCTGTTCTGGAAATTGTGAAATATCCGGCCACGGTTCTGCTTCAGCGTGCCGAAGAGGTTCGAGAGGTCGACGGCGCGCTTCAAAAGCAAATCGACAAGATGATCGAGACCCTCTATGCCGCGCCCGGTCTCGGGCTGGCCGCCCCTCAGGTAGGCGATTCCCGCCGTTTTTTTGTTTACGATCTCTCGGTTCAAGAGGAAGAGCCGGTTGCCCGCAAAGGACCGCTGGTTGTTCTCAATCCGGAGATTTTGGAGATGGAAGGGGAAGAGGTTTCCGATGAGGGTTGCCTTTCCATTCCGGGCTATCATGAAAAGGTGAAACGGGCCTATCGTGTCCTTCTCCGGGGTCTTGACCGGGATGGGAAAGAGATCCGTCTCGAAGGAGAAGGGCTCCTCGCCCGGCTCTTTCAGCATGAGGTGGACCACATCAACGGCGTTCTGATGGTCGACCGCTTTAGTAGCCTTAAAAAAGATATCTTCTTCCGCAAGTTTAAAAAAATGCTGAAGCAGGGAGAGTCCTTTTGA